One segment of Paenibacillus sp. FSL R7-0337 DNA contains the following:
- a CDS encoding ATP-binding cassette domain-containing protein encodes MNQAYNDIKAGEKPAVIALEGVSFGYDPEHPILHDINVSIPQGQWVSIVGPNGCGKSTLVKLLNALLPKSAGHISVCGHTLQEETIQSIRQCIGMVFQNPDNQFIGQTVEEDILFGLEGLCLPYEEMKERLEFYTGKLGISHLLSKHPGELSGGQKQRVAIASILAMKPGIVIFDEASSMLDEGSRDELMGILRDMQAEGSYTILLITHDADEILASDRVLALHGGSIAADVSPAELFRDAELLEKCHLREPYTWQLARELESRGITVDVPASEKELIDTLWQYNFSK; translated from the coding sequence AGCAGTCATTGCCCTTGAGGGCGTATCCTTCGGCTATGACCCGGAGCATCCGATTCTCCATGATATCAACGTGTCGATCCCGCAGGGTCAATGGGTGAGCATTGTGGGGCCTAACGGCTGCGGAAAATCGACCCTGGTCAAGCTGCTGAATGCGCTGCTTCCGAAGAGTGCCGGCCATATCTCTGTCTGCGGACATACGCTGCAGGAAGAGACGATTCAGTCCATCCGGCAATGCATCGGAATGGTCTTCCAGAACCCCGATAACCAGTTCATCGGTCAGACGGTGGAAGAAGATATTCTCTTCGGCCTGGAGGGTCTGTGCCTGCCCTACGAAGAGATGAAGGAGCGGCTTGAATTCTATACCGGTAAGCTCGGGATCAGCCATCTGCTGTCCAAGCATCCCGGAGAGCTGTCAGGGGGGCAGAAGCAGCGTGTGGCCATCGCCTCGATTCTCGCTATGAAGCCAGGCATCGTCATCTTTGACGAGGCCTCTTCTATGTTGGACGAGGGCAGCCGCGACGAGCTGATGGGGATTCTGCGCGACATGCAAGCAGAAGGCAGCTACACGATTCTGCTGATTACTCATGATGCCGATGAGATTCTGGCGTCGGACCGGGTGCTGGCGCTGCACGGGGGTAGCATCGCGGCAGATGTGTCACCTGCGGAGCTGTTCCGTGATGCAGAGCTGCTGGAGAAATGCCATTTGCGGGAGCCTTATACTTGGCAGCTTGCCCGTGAACTGGAGAGCCGGGGAATTACGGTGGATGTACCCGCCAGCGAAAAGGAGCTTATAGACACACTATGGCAATACAACTTCAGCAAGTAA